In Streptomyces capitiformicae, one genomic interval encodes:
- a CDS encoding right-handed parallel beta-helix repeat-containing protein, which produces MRQSIGRHRRTRTLSIAAAVAVAAGAGGVYAGLSNNGAEAAATTVTVSSTAQLESAVASAVAGTTIQVRGGTYQPAKTLKSTANGTASARITLTAYGSEKVRIDGSKLADGSWLAGIYGDYWTVQNLTFQNSPAQGFVATSSVGGVFQNLVTANNGDSGFTLRGDGTTNNLVRNLDSYGNYDAANHGQNADGIAVKFGSGTGNKITGARLYNNADDGLDLWQFSSPVTIEHSWAFGNGKNRWNDSAFEGNGNGFKLGGGGASVAHSVNNNAAWDNTLHGFTENSNTGAMLLNRNTAYANKSNGFYFATGKARLARNLAVSNGAGKAKLGGSTVSAANNWDSGVTTPAFRSTDAATAYGARKSDGSLPATTFLTTGSTTIGSTMN; this is translated from the coding sequence GTGCGTCAGAGCATCGGACGCCACCGCAGAACCCGCACCCTGTCGATCGCCGCTGCTGTGGCCGTCGCCGCGGGGGCGGGCGGCGTCTACGCCGGCCTCTCGAACAACGGTGCCGAGGCCGCCGCCACCACGGTCACCGTCTCCAGCACCGCCCAGCTGGAGTCCGCCGTCGCGAGCGCGGTCGCCGGTACGACCATCCAGGTGCGTGGCGGCACGTACCAGCCGGCGAAGACCCTGAAGTCCACGGCGAACGGCACCGCCTCGGCCCGGATCACGCTCACCGCGTACGGCAGCGAGAAGGTCAGGATCGACGGATCCAAGCTCGCGGACGGCTCCTGGCTCGCGGGGATCTACGGCGACTACTGGACCGTCCAGAACCTCACCTTCCAGAACTCCCCGGCCCAGGGCTTCGTCGCCACCTCCTCCGTCGGCGGCGTCTTCCAGAACCTCGTCACCGCGAACAACGGCGACTCGGGCTTCACCCTGCGCGGCGACGGCACGACGAACAACCTCGTGCGGAACCTGGACAGTTACGGCAACTACGACGCCGCGAACCACGGTCAGAACGCCGACGGGATCGCCGTGAAGTTCGGCTCCGGCACGGGCAACAAGATCACCGGCGCGCGCCTCTACAACAACGCGGATGACGGGCTCGACCTCTGGCAGTTCTCCTCGCCCGTCACCATCGAGCACAGCTGGGCCTTCGGCAACGGCAAGAACCGCTGGAACGACTCCGCGTTCGAGGGCAACGGCAACGGGTTCAAGCTGGGCGGCGGGGGTGCGTCGGTCGCGCACTCGGTCAACAACAACGCCGCCTGGGACAACACCCTGCACGGCTTCACCGAGAACTCCAACACCGGCGCCATGCTGCTGAACCGGAACACCGCGTACGCCAACAAGTCGAACGGGTTCTACTTCGCGACGGGTAAGGCCCGGCTGGCCCGGAACCTCGCGGTGAGCAACGGGGCGGGGAAGGCGAAGCTGGGCGGCTCCACGGTGTCGGCCGCCAACAACTGGGACAGCGGGGTCACGACTCCGGCCTTCAGGTCAACGGACGCGGCGACCGCGTACGGCGCCCGCAAGTCGGACGGTTCCCTGCCGGCGACCACCTTCCTGACGACGGGCTCGACCACCATCGGCTCGACGATGAACTAG
- a CDS encoding pectate lyase, whose protein sequence is MTAPAEQRVRHRRRVTKRRAVIASVATLGLTDAAFATTSLLSTAGAATSWPTAKGSKAVSSTIKVSGTYDGKLKKFFGKGALGDSSQDEGQDPIFELADGAVLQNVITGVPGADGVHCKGSCTLRNVWWLDVGEDAASFKGKSSKAAYKVIGRGARKASDKVFQFNGAGKLSITGFKVRNIGKLVRSCGNCSKQYKRTITVSDIDATAPGESLVGVNQNYGDTTTLSRIRIHGDTGKKLKVCTRFQDNNSGKEPKTLGSGPYGTTCKYKSSDITTSK, encoded by the coding sequence ATGACCGCACCTGCAGAGCAGCGCGTTCGGCACCGCCGCCGGGTCACCAAGCGGCGGGCCGTGATCGCGTCGGTGGCCACCCTCGGCCTCACCGACGCCGCGTTCGCCACGACGTCGCTGCTGTCCACCGCCGGCGCCGCCACCAGCTGGCCCACGGCCAAGGGCAGCAAGGCCGTCTCCTCGACGATCAAGGTCTCGGGTACGTACGACGGCAAGCTGAAGAAGTTCTTCGGCAAGGGCGCGCTCGGCGACAGCAGCCAGGACGAGGGCCAGGACCCGATCTTCGAGCTGGCCGACGGCGCCGTGCTGCAGAACGTGATCACCGGCGTCCCGGGCGCGGACGGGGTGCACTGCAAGGGCAGTTGCACGCTGCGGAACGTGTGGTGGCTGGACGTCGGTGAGGACGCCGCCAGCTTCAAGGGCAAGTCGTCGAAGGCCGCGTACAAGGTCATCGGGCGTGGCGCGAGGAAGGCCTCGGACAAGGTCTTCCAGTTCAACGGCGCCGGGAAGCTCAGCATCACCGGCTTCAAGGTGCGCAACATCGGCAAGCTGGTGCGCTCTTGCGGCAATTGCAGCAAGCAGTACAAGCGGACGATCACGGTGAGCGACATCGACGCGACCGCGCCTGGGGAGTCGCTGGTCGGCGTCAACCAGAACTACGGCGACACCACCACGCTCTCCAGGATCCGCATTCACGGGGACACCGGCAAGAAGCTCAAGGTGTGCACCCGCTTCCAGGACAACAACTCCGGCAAGGAACCGAAAACGCTCGGCAGCGGCCCCTATGGCACCACCTGCAAGTACAAGTCCTCTGACATCACGACAAGTAAGTGA
- a CDS encoding SigE family RNA polymerase sigma factor has translation MGTVVDDAASVEFHAFFERHYAELSRLAHLLTGEADAADDLAADALLAMWHRWDRVRAADHPVAYARGVVANLARTRIRSAVRERRRITLFWSQREEKTENPDVAGAVDVQSALRRLPFRKRACVVLRHAFDLSEKDTALALGVSVGTVKSQTSKGMAELRKLLGTGDGPGRMPAGMTGAGVTGGGVAGAGVPGARVTGAGVPGSGGRDR, from the coding sequence GTGGGCACTGTCGTCGACGACGCAGCCTCCGTGGAGTTTCACGCCTTCTTCGAACGGCACTATGCCGAACTGTCCCGCCTGGCACACCTGTTGACCGGTGAGGCCGACGCCGCCGACGATCTCGCCGCGGACGCGCTGCTCGCGATGTGGCACCGCTGGGACCGGGTCCGCGCGGCGGACCACCCGGTGGCGTACGCCCGTGGCGTGGTCGCCAATCTGGCGCGCACCCGGATCCGCAGCGCGGTCCGTGAGCGCCGTAGGATCACCCTGTTCTGGTCGCAGCGCGAGGAGAAGACCGAGAATCCCGATGTGGCCGGCGCGGTCGATGTCCAGTCGGCGCTGCGCAGACTGCCGTTCCGCAAGCGGGCGTGTGTGGTGCTGCGGCATGCTTTCGATCTCTCGGAGAAGGACACGGCGCTCGCCCTCGGAGTCTCTGTCGGTACGGTTAAGAGCCAGACGTCCAAGGGGATGGCCGAGTTGCGGAAGCTCCTCGGCACCGGGGACGGGCCGGGTCGTATGCCTGCCGGCATGACGGGTGCGGGCGTGACGGGCGGGGGCGTGGCCGGTGCAGGTGTGCCGGGCGCGAGGGTGACCGGCGCCGGTGTGCCGGGCAGCGGAGGAAGGGACCGATGA
- a CDS encoding rhamnogalacturonan lyase B N-terminal domain-containing protein: MSTHKRRLTRRRVLGATALGVAATGAAVAGGTGLLSPASAAGFGYSDDGKNYVVDTGASLVFKVSKTTGDLTSLVYKGKEYEGYGGKHSHVESGLGASTVTVKQSGSTILIKAVHGAITQWYAARSGQNNVYLWTNKADSSFTATRFIVRLKPGMFPNEGSDSWIEASDKVIEAGDVWKRADGTTHSKHYSGKRVIDYDHIGFTTGSVGLWLVRSNHEKASGGPFYRSLLRHSNDLGAGLYEILHYNQAQTEPERFGLQGPYVLAFADGGAPSSSLSHAKLDTSWVDGLGITGWIGKAGRGKVAGVGLKGMDAKYAYTVGFANAGAQYWAKAASGTGAFSCKGMLPGTYTLTVYKGELAVHTREVKVTAGGSTALNSLTITGDPSAAQTVWRLGDWDGTPGEFKNAELMTYAHPSDARAAKWTGNVTIGSGDPATSFPAYMWQAVNDGILIYFKLTAAQAAAAHTLRIGVTDAFAGGRPRVTVNNWVSAIPKAPKQPSTRSLTTGSYRGNNHTFTYHVPASAWKSNTSEYNVLKLNIVSGSSGTAFLSPGTSFDCMDLLA, from the coding sequence TTGAGCACGCACAAGAGACGCCTCACACGCCGACGTGTGCTCGGGGCCACCGCGCTCGGCGTCGCCGCCACCGGCGCCGCCGTCGCGGGCGGCACCGGCCTCCTCTCGCCGGCGTCCGCCGCGGGCTTCGGCTACTCCGACGACGGCAAGAACTACGTCGTGGACACCGGTGCCTCCCTCGTCTTCAAGGTCTCCAAGACCACCGGCGACCTCACGTCCCTGGTCTACAAGGGCAAGGAGTACGAGGGCTACGGCGGCAAGCACTCGCACGTCGAGTCCGGCCTCGGCGCCTCGACCGTCACCGTCAAACAGTCCGGGTCGACGATCCTGATCAAGGCCGTGCACGGCGCGATCACCCAGTGGTACGCGGCCCGCAGCGGCCAGAACAACGTCTACCTGTGGACGAACAAGGCGGACTCCTCCTTCACGGCGACCCGGTTCATCGTCCGGCTCAAGCCCGGGATGTTCCCCAACGAGGGGTCCGACTCCTGGATCGAGGCCTCCGACAAGGTCATCGAGGCCGGTGACGTCTGGAAGCGCGCGGACGGCACCACCCACTCCAAGCACTACTCGGGCAAGCGGGTCATCGACTACGACCACATCGGTTTCACCACCGGTTCGGTCGGCCTGTGGCTCGTCCGCTCCAACCATGAGAAGGCCTCCGGCGGTCCCTTCTACCGCTCGCTGCTGCGCCACTCCAACGACCTGGGCGCCGGGCTCTACGAGATCCTGCACTACAACCAGGCCCAGACCGAGCCGGAACGTTTCGGCCTCCAGGGCCCGTACGTCCTGGCCTTCGCGGACGGCGGGGCGCCCTCTTCTTCCTTGTCGCACGCCAAGCTGGACACCTCCTGGGTGGACGGCCTCGGTATCACCGGCTGGATCGGCAAGGCGGGCCGCGGCAAGGTCGCCGGCGTCGGTCTGAAGGGCATGGACGCCAAGTACGCCTACACGGTCGGCTTCGCCAACGCAGGCGCCCAGTACTGGGCGAAGGCCGCCTCGGGCACCGGCGCCTTCTCCTGCAAGGGGATGCTGCCGGGCACGTACACGCTGACCGTCTACAAGGGCGAGCTGGCCGTGCACACCCGGGAGGTGAAGGTGACCGCCGGCGGTTCGACCGCCCTGAACTCCCTCACCATCACCGGTGACCCCTCCGCCGCGCAGACCGTGTGGCGGCTCGGCGACTGGGACGGCACGCCCGGCGAGTTCAAGAACGCCGAGCTGATGACGTACGCCCACCCCTCCGACGCCCGCGCGGCGAAGTGGACGGGCAACGTCACGATCGGCAGCGGCGATCCGGCCACGTCCTTCCCGGCGTACATGTGGCAGGCGGTCAACGACGGCATCCTGATCTACTTCAAGCTCACCGCCGCCCAGGCCGCCGCCGCGCACACCCTGCGCATCGGCGTCACGGACGCGTTCGCGGGCGGTCGCCCGAGGGTGACGGTGAACAACTGGGTCTCGGCCATCCCGAAGGCCCCGAAGCAGCCGTCCACCCGGTCCTTGACCACGGGTTCCTACCGGGGGAACAACCACACGTTCACGTACCACGTCCCTGCGAGTGCGTGGAAGTCGAACACCAGTGAGTACAACGTCCTGAAGCTCAACATCGTCAGTGGTTCGAGCGGCACGGCCTTCCTGAGCCCCGGCACCTCGTTCGACTGCATGGACCTGCTGGCCTGA